A genomic region of Miscanthus floridulus cultivar M001 chromosome 3, ASM1932011v1, whole genome shotgun sequence contains the following coding sequences:
- the LOC136542029 gene encoding uncharacterized protein has product MDPSAAGAGASRRKAEQWLNVAEKLLVARDLEGCKQFASQALAADPHTPGADDLHAAAASLLAAQRRRLPNGQPDPYGVLGLDPANPASRRPDAIHSQYRRLSFLLNRSHPDRPSSFAFAEAARLVADAWAFLSDPVHKSALDADLDAAAAARAYHSPPNLPQPHSQSPLPARLTPPVAAPSPRQTPLPAAPSPRSTPPLVSPPPRATSPPVASPARQTQRPVAPQTRPTPPPAASAPRSTPPPPVAPQTRPTPPAAAPAPRPTPPPPVVPQTRSSTLQPSTPQTPVAATVPAVKSGAAPSSTFWTVCSACCHIHQFDCQYETRKLLCPSCRQPFVAKAMAEPPPIVSGTDMYYCTWGFFPVGFPGCPGFERMVNAQPSGLDQLKAPWLGSTGGVKGNAQNGVPPVSAPVVEVPVEVPVEVPAVTPPAKPMRVKVGAKKRGRPKGSKNKKKL; this is encoded by the coding sequence ATGGATCcgtccgccgccggcgccggcgcctcgCGGCGGAAGGCGGAGCAGTGGTTGAACGTGGCTGAGAAGCTCCTGGTGGCGCGCGACCTTGAAGGGTGCAAGCAGTTCGCCTCGCAGGCCCTGGCCGCCGATCCCCACACCCCGGGCGCCGAcgacctccacgccgccgccgcctccctcctGGCAGCCCAGCGGCGCCGCCTCCCCAACGGTCAGCCTGATCCCTACGGCGTCCTTGGTCTGGATCCCGCAAACCCCGCATCACGCCGACCGGATGCCATCCACTCACAATACCGCCGCCTCTCTTTCCTCCTCAATCGCTCCCACCCCGACCGCCCCTCCTCGTTCGCCTTCGCCGAAGCCGCACGCCTCGTCGCTGATGCCTGGGCTTTCCTCTCTGATCCCGTTCATAAATCCGCCCTCGATGCGGACCTcgatgccgccgccgcagctcgcGCGTACCACTCTCCCCCAAATCTACCGCAGCCGCACTCGCAGTCACCTCTGCCTGCACGGCTAACTCCGCCGGTGGCTGCTCCCTCTCCACGCCAAACTCCACTGCCTGCTGCTCCCTCCCCGCGGTCGACTCCGCCGCTGGTTTCTCCCCCTCCGCGGGCAACATCACCGCCGGTTGCTTCCCCTGCACGGCAAACTCAGCGGCCGGTTGCCCCCCAAACACGGCCAACACCGCCGCCGGCTGCTTCTGCTCCACGgtctactccaccaccaccgGTTGCTCCTCAAACACGGCCAACACCGCCGGCGGCTGCTCCCGCTCCACGGCCTACTCCACCACCACCTGTTGTTCCCCAAACACGGTCAAGTACGCTGCAGCCGAGTACTCCCCAAACGCCGGTGGCCGCAACTGTCCCAGCAGTGAAGTCTGGTGCGGCACCTTCATCAACGTTCTGGACAGTGTGCTCGGCCTGCTGCCACATTCACCAGTTCGACTGCCAATATGAGACGCGCAAGTTGCTGTGCCCTAGCTGCCGCCAGCCATTTGTGGCCAAGGCAATGGCTGAGCCACCGCCTATTGTGTCGGGCACCGACATGTATTACTGCACTTGGGGGTTCTTCCCCGTTGGGTTCCCTGGGTGTCCTGGCTTTGAAAGAATGGTCAATGCACAGCCATCGGGACTAGATCAGCTGAAAGCGCCATGGCTTGGAAGCACAGGTGGTGTGAAAGGTAATGCTCAGAATGGGGTGCCACCAGTTAGTGCCCCAGTAGTAGAGGTACCAGTCGAGGTTCCGGTAGAGGTGCCGGCAGTGACACCGCCGGCGAAGCCGATGCGAGTGAAGGTGGGTGCGAAGAAGCGTGGTCGCCCCAAGGGTAGCAAGAACAAGAAGAAATTATGA
- the LOC136542031 gene encoding transcription factor bHLH30-like: MVPVGSDEAAELAVDGECSPPAATTRSGTSRSHSEAERKRRQRINAHLATLRTLLPAASRMDKAALLGEVVRHVRELRGEADAAAASAAVAVPGEGDEVGVEEGQHCFCRGGERVTANTRRVRAWVCCADRPGLMSELGRAVRSVSARAVRAEIATVGGRTRSVLELDVGGHHDGEGTSTSSRLALQAALRAVLLGREEMLGAECYKRQRFSAHLARV; this comes from the exons ATGGTGCCTGTCGGGAGTGACGAAGCAGCGGAGCTGGCGGTGGACGGGGAGTGCTCACCGCCGGCAGCGACGACGCGGAGCGGGACGAGCAGGAGCCACAGCGAGGCGGAGCGGAAGCGGCGGCAGCGCATCAACGCCCACCTCGCCACGCTCCGCACCCTCCTCCCTGCGGCGTCGCGG ATGGACAAGGCGGCGCTGCTCGGGGAGGTAGTGCGGCACGTGCGGGAGCTGCGGGGCGAGGCGGACGCTGCGGCGGCGAGCGCGGCCGTGGCCGTCCCGGGCGAAGGCGACGAGGTCGGCGTCGAGGAGGGCCAACACTGCTTCTGCCGCGGCGGGGAGAGGGTCACCGCCAACACCAGGCGTGTCAGGGCGTGGGTGTGCTGCGCCGACCGCCCGGGGCTCATGTCCGAGCTGGGCCGCGCCGTGCGATCCGTCAGCGCGAGGGCCGTGCGCGCCGAGATAGCCACCGTCGGCGGGAGGACGCGGAGCGTCCTGGAGCTGGATGTTGGCGGGCACCACGACGGCGAGGGCACGTCGACGTCGTCACGTCTGGCGCTGCAGGCGGCGCTCCGGGCCGTGCTGCTGGGCCGAGAGGAGATGCTCGGCGCCGAGTGCTACAAGAGGCAGCGCTTCTCGGCGCACCTCGCCAGGGTTTAG
- the LOC136542030 gene encoding beta carbonic anhydrase 5, chloroplastic-like isoform X1 has translation MQRTALLRLAAAASTRASSASAARRLYPSSDGGSEEHAAATREDDELLPPPPHRPEHTDERRLHPRRGVHRRELLSVTMAARDHTGLTRQLLDFQHDTMDEVGAEHDPFVDLKARFMDFKHRNYVEKFSTYQSLAQQQTPKFMVVACADSRVCPTAVLGFQPGEAFTVRNVANLVPPYEHGGSETSAALEFAVNTLLVENVLVVGHSRCGGIQALMSMKDDSTSGGFIKNWVSIGKSARLSTKAAAGNLSFDMQCKHCEKESINSSLLNLLTYPWIEKRVNEGTLNLHGGYYNFVDCTFEKWTLLYREGLEGGSKYAIKNRSTWS, from the exons ATGCAGCGCACGGCACTGCTTCGGCTCGCCGCTGCTGCTTCCACGCGCGCGTCCTCAGCTTCCGCGGCGCGGCGGCTGTACCCGTCCTCAGACGGCGGCAGCGAGGAGCACGCGGCGGCCACTCGGGAGGATGATGAGCTTCTCCCGCCGCCGCCCCACAGGCCGGAGCACACCGATGAGCGGCGGCTGCATCCTCGCCGTGGAGTGCATCG GAGAGAGTTATTATCTGTCACAATGGCCGCCAGAGATCACACTGGCTTGACCCGACAACTTCTGGATTTTCAACATGATACAATGGATGAGGTAGGTGCAGAACACGATCCATTCGTGGATTTGAAAGCGAGATTCATGGACTTCAAACACAGAAACTATGT GGAAAAATTTTCAACTTACCAAAGTCTTGCCCAGCAGCAAACACCAAAG TTCATGGTGGTTGCTTGTGCTGACTCCAGGGTCTGCCCTACCGCTGTTTTGGGGTTTCAGCCTGGGGAAGCATTTACAGTTCGTAATGTGGCAAATTTGGTACCACCATATGAG CATGGGGGGTCAGAGACTAGTGCAGCACTAGAGTTTGCTGTCAATACACTACTG GTAGAAAATGTACTGGTGGTAGGCCACAGTAGGTGTGGGGGCATCCAGGCACTAATGAGCATGAAAGATGATTCGACCTCCGG AGGCTTCATTAAAAACTGGGTTTCAATTGGGAAGAGCGCAAGGTTAAGCACGAAAGCTGCAGCTGGAAATTTGAGTTTTGACATGCAGTGCAAACATTGTGAAAAG GAATCAATAAATAGCTCTCTGTTGAACTTGTTAACATACCCATGGATAGAGAAGAGGGTGAATGAAGGTACTTTGAATCTTCATGGAGGCTACTACAACTTTGTTGATTGCACATTTGAGAAATGGACGTTATTGTACCGTGAAGGGTTGGAAGGTGGAAGCAAGTATGCTATAAAGAATAGGTCCACCTGGTCTTGA
- the LOC136542030 gene encoding beta carbonic anhydrase 5, chloroplastic-like isoform X2 — translation MASGVLHRSASLCLRPAAEPAADGSGRGHGAVMIGDSRTQRGAALRLGGSNRRELLSVTMAARDHTGLTRQLLDFQHDTMDEVGAEHDPFVDLKARFMDFKHRNYVEKFSTYQSLAQQQTPKFMVVACADSRVCPTAVLGFQPGEAFTVRNVANLVPPYEHGGSETSAALEFAVNTLLVENVLVVGHSRCGGIQALMSMKDDSTSGGFIKNWVSIGKSARLSTKAAAGNLSFDMQCKHCEKESINSSLLNLLTYPWIEKRVNEGTLNLHGGYYNFVDCTFEKWTLLYREGLEGGSKYAIKNRSTWS, via the exons ATGGCTAGCGGCGTCCTCCACCGCTCCGCCTCCCTATGTCTCCGCCCCGCCGCCGAGCCAGCCGCCGACGGCTCCGGCCGGGGCCACGGCGCGGTGATG ATCGGTGATTCCAGGACACAGCGCGGTGCTGCTCTGCGGCTGGGAGGATCTAACCG GAGAGAGTTATTATCTGTCACAATGGCCGCCAGAGATCACACTGGCTTGACCCGACAACTTCTGGATTTTCAACATGATACAATGGATGAGGTAGGTGCAGAACACGATCCATTCGTGGATTTGAAAGCGAGATTCATGGACTTCAAACACAGAAACTATGT GGAAAAATTTTCAACTTACCAAAGTCTTGCCCAGCAGCAAACACCAAAG TTCATGGTGGTTGCTTGTGCTGACTCCAGGGTCTGCCCTACCGCTGTTTTGGGGTTTCAGCCTGGGGAAGCATTTACAGTTCGTAATGTGGCAAATTTGGTACCACCATATGAG CATGGGGGGTCAGAGACTAGTGCAGCACTAGAGTTTGCTGTCAATACACTACTG GTAGAAAATGTACTGGTGGTAGGCCACAGTAGGTGTGGGGGCATCCAGGCACTAATGAGCATGAAAGATGATTCGACCTCCGG AGGCTTCATTAAAAACTGGGTTTCAATTGGGAAGAGCGCAAGGTTAAGCACGAAAGCTGCAGCTGGAAATTTGAGTTTTGACATGCAGTGCAAACATTGTGAAAAG GAATCAATAAATAGCTCTCTGTTGAACTTGTTAACATACCCATGGATAGAGAAGAGGGTGAATGAAGGTACTTTGAATCTTCATGGAGGCTACTACAACTTTGTTGATTGCACATTTGAGAAATGGACGTTATTGTACCGTGAAGGGTTGGAAGGTGGAAGCAAGTATGCTATAAAGAATAGGTCCACCTGGTCTTGA